The genomic region ATCCCGATGACCGACCGCGACACCAACGGCGATCTGTACGAGTACCTGCTGTCGAAGCTGGCGAGCGCCGGCGTGAACGGGCAGTTCCGGACTCCCCGGCACATCATCGAGCTGATGGTGTCGATGACCGATCCGAAGCCCGCCGACGAGATCTGTGACCCAGCGTGCGGTACCGCCGGTTTCCTGGTGGTCGCCTCCGAACACGTGCGCAAGCAGCATCCTGCGTTGATGACCGATGCTGCCCAGCGCAAGCACTTCCACCACAGCATGTTCCACGGGTTCGACTTCGACTCGGTGATGCTGCGCATCGGCAGCATGAACATGCTGATGCACGGCATCGAGAACCCGGACATCAGCTACCGCGACTCGCTGTCCGAGAGCGTCGCCGCGAACGCGCAGCGGTACTCGCTGATCCTCGCGAATCCGCCGTTCGCCGGCTCGCTCGACTACGAGGCGACCAGCAAGGAGCTGCAGCAGACAGTCCGCACGAAGAAGACCGAGCTGCTGTTCATCGCGCTGTTCTTGAAGCTGCTCAAGCCCGGCGGCCGAGCAGCGGTGATCGTGCCCGACGGGGTGCTCTTCGGCTCGTCGAAGGCGCACAAGGAGCTGCGCCGCATCCTGGTCGAGGAGCAGAAGCTCGACGCCGTGGTGAAGCTGCCCTCCGGTGTTTTCCGCCCGTACGCGGGAGTGTCGACGGCGATCCTGTTCTTCACCAAGACCGACTCCGGCGGCACCGACGACGTCTGGTTCTACGACGTGCGCGCCGACGGGTTCTCGTTGGACGACAAGCGCAATCCTGTCGCCGACAACGATCTGTCGGATGTGTTGGCCCGGTGGTCGACCTTGGCCCAGCCCGACTCGCCCGAGCAGCAGAGGGCTCGCACCGAGCAGAGCTTCACCGTGCCCAAGGCCGACATCGTGGCGCAGGGCTATGACCTGTCCCTCAACCGGTACAAGGAAGTTGTGCATGACGACACCGAGCTCCGCCCCCCGCTGGAGATCATCGCCGACATCGAGAAGCTCGAGGGCGAAATCGCCCAAGAAACTGCCGAGCTGAAGGCGATGCTGTCGTGAAGATGGTTCCGCTTGGTGAGTTGATTGCTCCCGCAAAGGTGAGACGGGCAGGAAGTGGAAATTTCCCGTTACTCTCGATGACGATGCGCGACGGACTCGTGGATCAGAGCTCAAAGTTCAAGAAGCGCGTCGCCAGCGAAGACGTGTCGGGCTACAAAGTTGTGCAGCGCGGGCAGCTGGTTGTCGGATTCCCCATCGATGAGGGTGTCGTTGATTTCCAATCCATTTACGACCGCGGAATCGTGAGTCCTGCCTATGGCGTGTGGGATATGAGAAACCCTGAGCGCATGTCGCCGAATTATATTAAGAAGTTTTTGAGGTCAGAAGCCGCTCTGAGTTACTACAAATCGAAGCTGCGCGGAAGTACCGCCCGACGACGTTCGCTACCTACTGAGCTTTTTTTGGCGCTGAAAGTCCCTCTTCCGTCACTCGGAGAACAACGCCGGATCGCTGCGATCCTCGACAAGGCGGCGGCCATTCGAGCTCTACGGCTTCGTTCTCTCACAATGCTCGACGAGCTTCAGCAGGCGTGTTTCATAGCCGTCTTCGGAGATCCGGGCCATTGGGCTGCGCGCTGGTCAATGGCAACCATCGCGGATCTAGCAGAGTCGTTCCAGTACGGCACCTCGGAGAAATCAGGTGCCGTGGGTGAGTTCCCGATCCTTCGAATGGGAAACGTCACCAGATCGGGTAAGTTGGATCTGACAGACCTCAAATACATTGATCTGGACGCGAAGGATTTTAAGAAGTTCGGAGCTCGCCGAGGTGATTTGCTGTTCAACAGGACAAACAGTCCTGAGTTGGTAGGAAAGACCGCGGTGGTCGATGTGGACATCCCTCTGGTTCTGGCAGGCTACTTGGTTCGCGTACGATTCGCCGCCGAGCGCCAATCCATTTTCGTCAGCTCCTACCTGAACAGTAGGTATGGTAAAGCGCTCCTGCGCGGAATGGCCAAGGGTGCCATCAATCAGGCGAACATCTCGGCCTCCGAGCTGAAAATGATTCCGATAGCATTGCCGTCAGGGAGTGCGTTGGAAACTTTCTCGTTGCGCATGACTGAGATCGCACAGCAACGTTCAAGGATTGAACTGCAACTGTTGCAGATCAATCAGATCTTCGCCTCCCTCCAGTCCCGCGCGTTCAGGGGAGAGCTCTGATGGCCCTCCCCACATGGGATTACTTCATGGTGCCCGTCTTGCGTGCAACGCTGGACGGACAGGTCCACAGACTCCGCGCGTTGTGCGAGTTGGTCGCCGATGCCGAGTCGCTCTCGGACGACCAGCGGGCAGAGGTGCTCCCCTCGGGCGGTTTGCGTCATCAGAATCGAATTGAGTGGGCCACCACGTACCTGTTCAAGGCGGGTGCCCTGGAGCGTCCGGCACGGGGGACCTACGCGATCACCGCTGCTGGCCGTGAGCTGCTGGCGTCACACCCGGACGGCATCACCGAGCGGAACCTTCGCACCTGGACGGGCAACGGCGCCGCAGCGACCACGTGGGCGGCCGTCGAGCAGACTCCGCAGCCCGAGCCACAGACCGAGCTCGATCCGGTCGAGCAGGTCGAGACGGGTGTCGATCGCATCCATGCCGACGTCAAGCACGAGCTGCTGCTGCGGATTCATGCCCGGGAGCCGGCGTTCTTCGAGCAGGCGGTGCTCGATCTGCTGGTGGGCATGGGCTACGGCGGCGGCGACCTCGCCGTCACCCGGACCCAGCTGTCCAACGACCACGGCATCGACGGCATCATCGACCAGGACATCCTCGGGCTCAGCCGGGTGTACGTGCAGGCGAAGCGCTATGCGCCGGACAATCCCGTCGGCCGCCCCGACATCCAGAGCTTCGTCGGTGCGCTGCACGGCCAACAGGCCAACCAGGGCGTGTTCATCACCACCGGCCGGTTCAGCAAGGGCGCCATCGACTATGCGGCCGGCGTCGCCACCCGGGTCGTGCTGATCGACGGTGCGCGGCTGGCTGAGCTGATGATCCGATACGGCATCGGCGTCCAGACCAGGCGGACTTTCACCGTCGTCGAGATTGACGAGGATTTCTTCGAATGACACGTCGCCCTCGGCATGGCTGAAGTTTTGGCTTGTCTTCCTTGCCAGGTTCGTGCTGATCACTGCCGATCGAAGGCGGCGGCGGTATCGCGAGGATCAGAACAGTCATGACCGGGCCCGATGAAACTGATGCGTGGTGGGCGCTCCTGAACGTCTCGACCTGGCCGGAACGCTGGATCGAGCAAGGAGGGTCGAACTCTGTTCGCTGGCTGGATCAACCGGACACGCGCCGTGCCTGGTTGCACAAGAACACAACGATCCTGGAAGCGTCCGGTGTCGAGCAGGGAGAAGACTGGGCCGAGGTGGTCGCCTCGCAGGTCGCTGGGGCGCTCGGCGTGCCCTGCGCCGACGTCCGATTGTGTGTACGAGATGGACGTCGTGGGTCGCTGTCGCTTGATGTTGCGCCAAGGGGCTATTCGCTCTGGCCGGCCAATGTGTGGCTCAACGAGTTGATACCTGACTACGTCCCTCACACGGAGGAAGCCCACGGAGTTGACCCGGCGCGGCCCGACGTCAAGCGACCGGGTCACACGCTCGAGAACTACCGCCAGGCTCTCGTCGATGTCGGTCCACCGCCGACTTTTCTGAACCAGTCGTTCACCGGGTTCGACGTGTTGGCGGGCTACCACGTGCTCGACGCCTTGATCGCGAACCGAGACCGGCATACCGAGAACTGGGGGGTTCTTGATCCGGGAATCAGTCCTGGCCAGGTGTTGCTGGCGCCCTCGTTCGACCACGGTGGAAGCCTCGGGTTCAACCTGTCCGACACGGACCGAGAGTCGATGCTGACGCAGGATCGTCTCGAAGAGTGGGCTCGCAGGGGCACGGCGCATCGTCTGGAACACAGGAAGGGCGAACCCCGCGCCTCCTTGGTCGATGCCGCGAGCCGGGCTCTTGATCTGGCGTCTCCAGCGGCTCGTGCATGGTGGCGTATGCACATCATGGAGCTGGATCTCTCCGAGCTGG from Nakamurella sp. A5-74 harbors:
- a CDS encoding restriction endonuclease, whose amino-acid sequence is MALPTWDYFMVPVLRATLDGQVHRLRALCELVADAESLSDDQRAEVLPSGGLRHQNRIEWATTYLFKAGALERPARGTYAITAAGRELLASHPDGITERNLRTWTGNGAAATTWAAVEQTPQPEPQTELDPVEQVETGVDRIHADVKHELLLRIHAREPAFFEQAVLDLLVGMGYGGGDLAVTRTQLSNDHGIDGIIDQDILGLSRVYVQAKRYAPDNPVGRPDIQSFVGALHGQQANQGVFITTGRFSKGAIDYAAGVATRVVLIDGARLAELMIRYGIGVQTRRTFTVVEIDEDFFE
- a CDS encoding type I restriction endonuclease, translated to MKMVPLGELIAPAKVRRAGSGNFPLLSMTMRDGLVDQSSKFKKRVASEDVSGYKVVQRGQLVVGFPIDEGVVDFQSIYDRGIVSPAYGVWDMRNPERMSPNYIKKFLRSEAALSYYKSKLRGSTARRRSLPTELFLALKVPLPSLGEQRRIAAILDKAAAIRALRLRSLTMLDELQQACFIAVFGDPGHWAARWSMATIADLAESFQYGTSEKSGAVGEFPILRMGNVTRSGKLDLTDLKYIDLDAKDFKKFGARRGDLLFNRTNSPELVGKTAVVDVDIPLVLAGYLVRVRFAAERQSIFVSSYLNSRYGKALLRGMAKGAINQANISASELKMIPIALPSGSALETFSLRMTEIAQQRSRIELQLLQINQIFASLQSRAFRGEL
- a CDS encoding class I SAM-dependent DNA methyltransferase, which gives rise to MITGELKGKIGRIWDSFWTGGISNPLEVIEQITYLLFLRRLDDLQTLAEQKAQLTGSGVVNPIFLPGQQQLRWSHFKNLEPAVMHHLVGDQVFPFLRGLGGDGSTFSEHMKDARFTIPTAALLSKVVDQLDGIPMTDRDTNGDLYEYLLSKLASAGVNGQFRTPRHIIELMVSMTDPKPADEICDPACGTAGFLVVASEHVRKQHPALMTDAAQRKHFHHSMFHGFDFDSVMLRIGSMNMLMHGIENPDISYRDSLSESVAANAQRYSLILANPPFAGSLDYEATSKELQQTVRTKKTELLFIALFLKLLKPGGRAAVIVPDGVLFGSSKAHKELRRILVEEQKLDAVVKLPSGVFRPYAGVSTAILFFTKTDSGGTDDVWFYDVRADGFSLDDKRNPVADNDLSDVLARWSTLAQPDSPEQQRARTEQSFTVPKADIVAQGYDLSLNRYKEVVHDDTELRPPLEIIADIEKLEGEIAQETAELKAMLS